The genomic segment TGCCAGTCGTTTCGACCGATGTTGGTGATGTAAGAGAGGTGATAGGAGATACGGATGGTTGTTACATTACTTCTTTTGCGCCGGAGGACGTGGCGGAAAAGATCGTCCGCGCCCTTGATTTTGGCCGGGAAACGAACGGCCGCAAGCAGATAGCACATCTTGAAATAGGGATCGTAGCAAGAAGAATCATACAAGTTTACGAGGATATCCTGGAAGGGAAGAAGCGGCGATGAATTTTATGACTATCACGTATTGTAGTAATGCAGTTTCAGAAAAAGGCCGGGTGTGACGATGCGGGACTTCACCCTTCGTGCCTTCGAACTGCTTCTCGACAAACTCGTGGAGCAGGGACAGAACTTCGTTACTTTCGAGCAATATTGCGAAAAGGATGTGCCGGACCGTTACATAATGATGCGGCATGATGTGGACAAGTGTCCCGAATCGGCGCTGCGCGTGGCAAAGATCGAGCACCGGCGTAACCTAAGGGCGAGTTACTACTTCAGGGCAGAAGGTTTTGAACGCAGCATCTCTATAGTCCGGGAAATAGTGTCCCTTGGACACGAGATAGGCTACCATTATGAGGACCTTTCCGTCGCCAGGGGCAATCTGCAGTACGCCATTGTGCTGTTCAACAGGAATCTGAAGATGCTGAGAGAATTCTATCCGGTGAAGACTATTTGCATGCACGGCAGCCCTTTATCAAGGTATGATAATCGTTCGATCTGGGAACATTATGATTACCGTCAGTTCGGCGTGGCAGGGGAACCCTATCTCGATATTGATTTCAATGAAGTAATTTATCTTACTGATACTGGAAGAAGGTGGGACGGCACGGATTACAATGTCAGAGATAAGGTTGTATCACCTCTTGTCCACACCTACAGATCGACGTTTGATATCGTCGCGGGGTTTGGGAATGGCAAACTCCCCCAGAAGGCGATGATCACCATCCATCCTCACCGTTGGACCCAGAAGGTTATACCATGGTTAAAGGAACTGGTCTGGCAGAACACGAAGAACGTCGGCAAGCGCTATTTCATATTGAGGAGACGATGAGATGAGAATCGTGCATGAACTCGAGCGCCACAAGTGGTCTGATTTTGTATCCCACCATCCCAGGGGCAATGTTTTTCAGAGCTGCGAAATGTATGATGTCTATAGAGATACGGAGGGCTATAAACCGATTTTCATCGCCGTCCTTGGCGATGATGATGAGGTATTGGGTGTACTTCTTTCCGTCATACAGACCGAGAAATCCTTTGTCTTGAAGGATCTGACAGCAAGGGCGGTAATATGGGGCGGGCCGCTTGTGAAGGATGATGATATGTCGGTCATGCACGCCCTTCTCAGCAGTTACGATGATATCGTAAAATCCAGCGTATTGTACACGGAATTTCGAAATCTATGGGATATATCAGATAATCACACATCGTTCGAGAAGAACGGATACGTGAGGCATGAGCATCTGAATTTCCTGATAGACTTGTCACGCGGAAGGGATGAGGTCTTCGCGAAACTGAGTTCGAGCAAGAGAAGGCAAGTGAGGAGAGGCCTGGAAAAAGCAGAGATAGTTATTGCCGAGGATGAGAGCGAGATCACTGACTATTACGGTGTTTTGCGCGATTATTATTCTGAAGTCATCAAGAAACCATTGCCTCCCCTGAGTTTCTTTCTCAACTTTCACCGCATACTGCGTCCGCAGGAGAAGGGTGTGACATTTTTGGTCAAAAGCAACGGCGAGACTATTGGCGGTATCGTGTGTCCCATAACAAGAAACTACGACCGCAATGTCATTTACGAATTGTACGTCGTTGGTTCGAGGGAACACGACAACCTCTTTCCGAGCGTCCTTGCGACCTGGGCGCCAATTGAGTGGGGTGCCAGGAACGGGTTCGATCATTTTGATTTCATGGGTGCGGGAAGGCCAGGCGTAAGCTACGGCGTCAGGGAATTCAAGGCAAAATTCGGTGGAGACATGGTAAGCTATGACCGGTTCAGGAAAATCCACAGGCCGATACTGAATGGTTTCAGTCAGATCGGGTTCCGTCTGTGGAGATTATTACACTAAGGCAGTTTTGAATATATGAGAATAATATGTGATGCAGGGCACCCGGCTCATATACATTTATTCAAGAATGTCCTGTGGCAGTTGGAAAAAAGTGGACACAGGTACCTCGTGACCACCCGTGACAAAGAGGTCACGCTTGACCTCTTGCGCAAGTATGATATGGAGCATGTTTCTTTCGGACACCGCTATATGAGTGTCTTTGGCAAGGCTTATGGCTTGTTCAAGTTTGATTCCAAGATGCTATCGGTAGCGAGGCGTTTCAATGCTGATATTTTCATCAGCCACGGTTCGATGTATGCAGCCCACGCCGCGTCGTTTCTCAACCGACCCCATATTTCAACTGAGGATACGGGTAACATGGAACAGATCTGGCTGTACAAGCCTTTCACCAAGGCTATTCTGACTTCAAAATGCTTTGACAGGGACCTCGGCAGCAATCAAATAAGGTATGATGGTTACCATGAACTGGCCTATCTGCACCCGAATTATTATACCCCCAATCCAGACGTTCTCAACATTATGGGGATACGAGCAGGGGAGAGGTATGTCATTTTGCGTTTTGTTTCCTGGCGTGCGAGCCATGATCTTGTACATGCCGGTATATCCGCGCAGAACAAATTGAAGGCCGTGCGCGAGTTCTCAAAGCATGCAAGAGTATATATTTCGTCCGAAGCACGGCTGGAAGATGATTTATTACCGTATCAGATGTCATTAACGCCGGAAATGATGCACGATGCGCTCAACTATGCATCGATGCTTTACGGGGAGAGCGGCACGATGGCGTCAGAAAGTGCGGTATTGGGAACCCCCGCGATCTTTCTTGACAACGTCGGAAGATATTATACCAGGGAACTGGAGAAACAGTATGGTCTGGTCTACAATTATACTGAGTCACCAATTGATCAGGAACGGTCTATAGAAAGAGGGGTCGAGCTATTGAAAAAGGTGGATTTAAAAAAAGAGTTTACTGTAAAGAGGAATACGATGTTGAGTCACAAAATCGATGTGACTGCTTTCCTTAGATGGTTCATCGAGAATTATCCTTCGAGTCACGATCTTATGAGAAGAGATCCCGACTTTCAGTTGCGGTTCAAAGAAAAGGTGATATGAATGCATGCTCGTAGAATGAAATCACGAAATGCAGTTAAGGATCTACTTAAGGGTGTGTGTTTCGGTGAATCGGTTTCCGTGTTGGTGAAATATCTTTCCAGCTTCAAATCGAGGGGTTTTGATTTTCTGATAATCACGACCCACGAGGATCTGATACAGGCAGCTGAAATCAGAAGGTATGATCTGATACTGTGTGTGCCCCTGCTCAATGATTTTGTGAACATCAATGATTCTCTTTTGAAGGCGCACAGACTATTGAAGAAGGACGGGGTGCTGGTCGGCAGGATCGAGACCTTGGAGACGAAGAAGATGCGTGTTCTTCGAAAAAGAGGTCGTTTTGTTTACGGAAGCATTTTCGTTTTTGATTTCTTCTTTCGTCGGTTTCTGGTGGGCTTGTTTGGACAGGGTAAGATAGCCAAAAAATTGGGATTGAAAAGGTATCGTATCATGTCAAAATGCGAGGCACTGGGCAGGCTTCGTTATTGCGGATACGATATACTACATTTGCAGGAAAGCGCCGGTCATCTTTGTTTTGTGTCGCGGGCAGGCAAGGCGCCAATGAACGGTGATCCTTGCGAAGGATTATTCATAAGGATACGAAAGCAGGGTCTGCATGGAAACGATTTGTACTGCTATAAGCTGAGGACAATGCACCCTTATGCGAATTATCTTCACGATTATATCCTCGACAATCTGGATCTGGACAACAACGGAAAAGTTGTCGATGATTTCAGGGTGCCATTGTGGGGAAAGATCATCAGGAAATCGTGGATCGATGAACTCCCCCAGTTACTCAATATCCTAAAAGGAGAATTATCATTCATTGGCGTGAGGCATCTATCGAAGGAATTCCTTGAACTCTATCCTGAGAAGTGGCGCAGGGAGCGCATGAAAGTGAGACCCGGTTTCGTCCCTCCTTACTACGCAGATTGTCCGAAGACTTTCGAAGGGATTATCGAATCCGAGAAGCGTTACTGCAGGTTGAGAAAAAAGCATCCATTGACAACCGATATCTACTATTTTATCAGGGTCGTCATTAGTTTTCTGACGATGCGCGCGAGGACAGGTTGAAGAGCATATTGAAGTGAGTAACCTGTCGTAGAATTTCTGAACATCGAAGAGCCGTTATTTTGAGAAGAAACCCCCGTAAACGGGGGCTTCTTACTTCAATTGTGAATCCAGCAGAAGCTAACCTATGTTAACCACTACTCCTTAGGACCCTCAATCTTGCTTCGGTGCGTTTCCTGTATTCTTTTGCGCCGACGTGATTTGGATTGAGCGCAAGTACTCGTTTGAATACATTTAGTGCCTCGTCGTATTTTTCGCTTGTGAAAAGTGATACCCCTCTTTTATATAGATTTTCGATCTCGGCTTCGCTGACCCTTGGTGTTGTCGGTGCGGATGGTTTTGTTGGCTTGGCAGGCGGTTTTGCAGGCGCCGATGTCAGCTTGCGGAGTTCGGCAACCGCATTCTTTGCCTCGGTGTGGTCAGGGGCCAGCGATAGCACTTGTTGCCATGATTGTATCGCTTGCGTGTATTTTTTCGATTGGGTCTGCTTCTTTGCCTCTGAAATGTAATATGCAATGAGATTCGCGCGTCTGAGTTCGAGCGCGCCAAGCGATTCCTGTGCCTCGACATTTCCAGGATCAAGAGAGAGAACCATCTCAAATGCCGCTTTTGCCTGTATGAGGTTACCCTCTGTGAAGTAGATCTTTCCCTGTTCGAGGTGATTTCTTATGCTGGCTTCTTTATCCCTTGATGCTTGTTCCAGTCGCAATGCTTCTTCAGTCTTCTGCATGTTGAAGACCAGCTTGCTTCGCACCCTTGATCTTACATTGATCTTTGCTTTGTAATCGACGTAGTCTGTTCTTTTTACGATGATCGTGTAACTTCCCGCCGGCAGATTGACCGAGAACGTGCCTCCACTCGCGGTATATCTTTTGTTCAACTCTGTTATTTCGACGACTGAATTGGTCAAAAATTCTTTGTTCACGTTATCCTGGATGACACATTCGATCGTACCGGATTCGGGTTTCTCAAGCATGAAGCGATTGGTGGCTTCGATCCCGAGAGTAATGCGCGGTGAGAATGGTCGCCGATCTTCGCCGAGCTGTTCGACTTTGGTCAGAGCAAACGTGGGTGTGACGTATTTGTTGTGATACCTGATACCTATGCTGGCGTCGCGGCCATCCATTTCGGTCATGAATTCCAGACCGAATGGAAATCTAAGGGACGCGCCGAGAAACAGACCGAATGCCCAAGCCGAATGTTCCTCTGTTATGTAATCATCGCCTAAAACGAGATAGTCTGTATTGAAATAGCGGCTGCGCTCGCCGTAGCCGACAAATCTTCCCCTACCCAGGCCGATCACAATATTGAAGATCTTGCCGAAGGTCTGCTGCATCCCGACATACGCCGAAAGTAATTCAGCGGGCCTTCCTCCTGATTTAGTGGCGTATCCGATTTCCTCAAGGAAGCCAACCGTATCGCCAGTTCCCAGAGATGATATGTGTTTGGCGTATGTGATGTTGTCGATCCCGACGAATAAAGCAGGCCCCTTTCCGGGTTTAACAATTACGTAAGAAAAATTGAGCGCAAAAGCAGTTGGTTTGTACATGGAAACGGCGATTTCGCCCCGGCCTGCGAATCCATAACGAAGAAAAATGTCGTAATCGGCCGGATCGGGTTCGATGTCATCGGTCGGGTCTGGGTCATCTGAATACATTGAACTGGAATAAGCAAAACCTATTCCCCAGGTGCCACTCATATCATACATGTCTGCTGTTGGAATATTGATGAATCCGGACGTACTAGCGAGATAAGTAACTAACAAAAATGAAAACATAGTTGTGCACATTCACACCTCCGGGGCAAAATTACACTATTTTTCGGCCGCCGCACCTACCTTTATATCGCGGAGCGACTCGGCATTTACATAAATCCGTTCGTTATTGCTCTCAGGGTCCACCGGGATGACAAAAAATCCTTTGGTCGATTTGCTGTATCCGAGACTGATCCCACGTATTACTTCTCCATCATCGAATTCGACCCTGATTTTGAGACCCTTGATACCGGAAGTATCCACTTCTTCGAATCTCTTTTTCTCAGCATAGTCTTTGTTCCCTTCAAGCGTTTTGACAAAGAATATTGCCTTTAAATCGGCAAGTTCTATTTCGTATTCACTGCCGCGATCCTTGTCCTGTTCGGATGTGAGATGGAATGATATCTTGGTCGGTGTGAAATCGCGGGTGAATCCTTTGAGCAATCTACCGTCTTTGAAGTGAACAACGACCCACATCTATCCTCCCTGATTGCATAAATAATAACGATAATAGATAAAATGTCAACAGTGGGCTGGTATTGAAAAAACGGAGCCTCGGAGAAACGGTGATACGACAGAGGTTCGGAGGATGCGAGGTTAGGAGGTTGGGGAACGGCGGAAGCATAACTTAAGAAGATGAGAGCCCAAGCAGTTCGGCACGCCAGAGGTCGAGACGGTGAGAAGTTCGAAAGTTGAGAGCGGAAATAACGAGTATAGCGGAATTAACGCCATCGCTCTACCAACGGAATTAACGAGAATAACGGTCATAGCGGACTAAACGATCGATAGGGAAGAGGTGCATGTTGCCCCTTGACAAAAAACATTTTTTTATTATAATTAACTAGACTTAAGTGTAAGTTATATCATTAAACTTAAGTCTTAAAGGAACTAAACGCATGAATATAACCGATATATCAATTCACCTGGAAGAGCTTTGCTCCCCGATCATCCCATTAACGGCTGCCTATTCTTTCTACCCCTACTGCTTTTTTATTTATATTAGACTTAAGTCTAGGAGGTAGTATGTGCAGGTATATACCTAAGGCTTTTTTTCTATTGGCGGTGATGGCTGCGGCCTTTGCCCCCGCAGTCTGTTTATCATATATTGGAGCAGAATGGAATCCTACCGGAGAGCCCATCGGAGGAGGCCCGTGTTACGGCGATAGCATCCGGCATCAGGATGCTGACTACTATGTGGTCACCAAGGAACAGCTCCTAGGTGCACTGGCCAGTGCAACTGCGGGTGATGTCATCTATGTTGCTGATACTGCAGAGATCGACATGGGAGAAACTGAGGAGATAAACATTCCGGGTGGCGTCACCCTGGCCAGCGGGCGCGGCCGTGTTTTATGCGACACTATCTCCTGGGGAGGTCTTTTATACACCGATGATCGGGATGATGAGATGAATTGCCTGTTCAGAACGGGCGGTAACAACGTTCGCCTGACCGGTCTTCGCTTGAAAGGTCCGGATGGTGAGGTGAGCGACCGCAGCAACAGCCCCCAATACGTGAGATCTATCACAGGGGTGGAGTTGACAAGAAGCGGTGCCGAAGTGGATAATTGCGAGATATACGACTGGCCAAGAGCAGGAATCCAGGTAACGGGAACATTCGACACTGCGTATATCCACCATAACTATCTACATCACATCCGGCGTCAGGGAAGCGGATACGGGGTAGTGTGTAATGGCAGCAATTACTCGTTGATAGAGGGCAATTATTCTAACTTCTGCCGCCACCATGTCGCGGCGACTTATGATATTACAAACAGTTACGAAGCACGCTACAATATTTATGGTTACAACAGTTACTTGCAGGGATTGGACAGGCATGGTAGTGGTAGTGATGGGGGCAAACTGACCTGGATCCATCACTGCACCGACAAAAACAATTCGCCGACCGGCAGTGTGTATGCAGTATCCATAAGAGGAATTCCACAGGATTCGGGTAAGATACATGATTGCTGGTTCTGGGAGGAAGACAGTGCCGATGCTTTTCAGGTTCTCTACAATGATAATATGCGTATTCGCGATATACATTACGGCAGCACACCGCCAACCACCATGACAAGTATCCTGCCGGCATCTGTGATAAATGTCGACGTTGATTCTGGTACGGCGCCTCTCACGGTGGCCTTCGACGGCACGAGTAGTTATGACAATGATGGTATAGTTGCATGGTTTGAGTGGAATGATGGTGACGGCAATACGGTAAGGGATGGGACAATGAATCATACATATGAAGACATCGGTATATACAATGCGGAATTGATGGTCTGGGACAATAAGGGCTGCGAAGACAAGGAATTTGTCACCATAACGGTTCTACCCGATGATAACAGTTCTTATATAAGTCTTTGGGTGAAGGACGGCTACCGGGATAACTCAAGCGGCTACTTCAGCATACGGGTTCTCATTGATTCAGAGGTCATATGGGAGCAGGATGTTGCAGGAGACAGCGGATGGATACACGTAGTTGCAAATATCGACGATGAGATAAGCGGGAAGGATTCGGTGACCGTAGTCTTAGAAGTCCTCAGTGAACAGCAGGAATCGGGTCAATTCGTGGAACTCGAAGTCTATTTTGATGATATTGCCGTGTTTGGGGGAGAGATCCTCAATGGTAATTTCGAAGAAGATGGTGACAATTGGGTATATCAATGCGGAGGCACAGGATTCCTCTATAGTGCATACTACACGAGCGAAGATACGAGGAGTCGCAACAGGTCTGCTCTGATCACACAGCAATACAACGTCAATGCTACGCAGGGATCCTACGGCAGGTTAAAACAGACGATATCACTGACGGGTATCGCTGAGCAGAAAGATTCATCCCTGAAATCCGGAAGGCTAATTTCGCCTTTTCCAAATCCGGCGATGAATTTCACGACGGTTGCATATAGCCTCGTCTCGAGAAGTGAAGTGAAGGTTGGAATATATGATATTACGGGAAGCCTTGTCAGGGAGCTGGTCAGCGCGACACAGTACCCTGGTCAATACACTATCGTATGGGATGGCAAAGACACCCTTGACAGACAGGTATCAAGCGGTGTATATTTCTGCACGGTTAATGCTGATGACTGGAGGGATACGAAGCAGATAGTCTGGGTAAGGTGACTGGCACTTTGCTCTTTGAAATTTTGTTGGATCTTGCCATACGGATGCACCTCCTCGATAAAAGAGGGCTCTCGGTCTAAAACCTCGTGCATACTCATAGGCTTTACAGGGGCCGGGGGCCCTCTCCTTTTTTGTACTGACTTGCTGCATTAGCTGACTGATTGATTCCAATCCCCTAATTAAAAAAGCTTGACTTCGGAAGAATATCATCTATTATTGATCTAGCACAAATATTCGTGCGCGAGGAGCGATAAGTAATAGTAAATGGATGACAAAGAGAAAGTTTTCTTTCCACTATACCACGTTTTGAAGAGGATGCTGGATATTTTCATGGCTTTAATTGGTTTGATTATCCTTGCTCCGGTGTGGATGATTTTGTGGATCGTTATAATCGGCGAAGATGGATCTCCGGTTTTCATTAAGCAGAAACGCATTGGTAAGGATGGTAGACATTTCAGTGCTTTTAAGTTTCGCTCAATGCACACATCTTCATTGTCTGAGTGCGTGAATGTACAGGCATATGAAAACGATGCAAGAATCACAAAGATCGGGAAGATCCTTCGCAATACCGCGATTGATGAATCCCCGCAATTGATAAATATTTTACGCGGAGATATGAGTTTTGTAGGTC from the candidate division WOR-3 bacterium genome contains:
- a CDS encoding DUF354 domain-containing protein, producing the protein MRIICDAGHPAHIHLFKNVLWQLEKSGHRYLVTTRDKEVTLDLLRKYDMEHVSFGHRYMSVFGKAYGLFKFDSKMLSVARRFNADIFISHGSMYAAHAASFLNRPHISTEDTGNMEQIWLYKPFTKAILTSKCFDRDLGSNQIRYDGYHELAYLHPNYYTPNPDVLNIMGIRAGERYVILRFVSWRASHDLVHAGISAQNKLKAVREFSKHARVYISSEARLEDDLLPYQMSLTPEMMHDALNYASMLYGESGTMASESAVLGTPAIFLDNVGRYYTRELEKQYGLVYNYTESPIDQERSIERGVELLKKVDLKKEFTVKRNTMLSHKIDVTAFLRWFIENYPSSHDLMRRDPDFQLRFKEKVI
- a CDS encoding PKD domain-containing protein, translating into MCRYIPKAFFLLAVMAAAFAPAVCLSYIGAEWNPTGEPIGGGPCYGDSIRHQDADYYVVTKEQLLGALASATAGDVIYVADTAEIDMGETEEINIPGGVTLASGRGRVLCDTISWGGLLYTDDRDDEMNCLFRTGGNNVRLTGLRLKGPDGEVSDRSNSPQYVRSITGVELTRSGAEVDNCEIYDWPRAGIQVTGTFDTAYIHHNYLHHIRRQGSGYGVVCNGSNYSLIEGNYSNFCRHHVAATYDITNSYEARYNIYGYNSYLQGLDRHGSGSDGGKLTWIHHCTDKNNSPTGSVYAVSIRGIPQDSGKIHDCWFWEEDSADAFQVLYNDNMRIRDIHYGSTPPTTMTSILPASVINVDVDSGTAPLTVAFDGTSSYDNDGIVAWFEWNDGDGNTVRDGTMNHTYEDIGIYNAELMVWDNKGCEDKEFVTITVLPDDNSSYISLWVKDGYRDNSSGYFSIRVLIDSEVIWEQDVAGDSGWIHVVANIDDEISGKDSVTVVLEVLSEQQESGQFVELEVYFDDIAVFGGEILNGNFEEDGDNWVYQCGGTGFLYSAYYTSEDTRSRNRSALITQQYNVNATQGSYGRLKQTISLTGIAEQKDSSLKSGRLISPFPNPAMNFTTVAYSLVSRSEVKVGIYDITGSLVRELVSATQYPGQYTIVWDGKDTLDRQVSSGVYFCTVNADDWRDTKQIVWVR
- a CDS encoding tetratricopeptide repeat protein; protein product: MCTTMFSFLLVTYLASTSGFINIPTADMYDMSGTWGIGFAYSSSMYSDDPDPTDDIEPDPADYDIFLRYGFAGRGEIAVSMYKPTAFALNFSYVIVKPGKGPALFVGIDNITYAKHISSLGTGDTVGFLEEIGYATKSGGRPAELLSAYVGMQQTFGKIFNIVIGLGRGRFVGYGERSRYFNTDYLVLGDDYITEEHSAWAFGLFLGASLRFPFGLEFMTEMDGRDASIGIRYHNKYVTPTFALTKVEQLGEDRRPFSPRITLGIEATNRFMLEKPESGTIECVIQDNVNKEFLTNSVVEITELNKRYTASGGTFSVNLPAGSYTIIVKRTDYVDYKAKINVRSRVRSKLVFNMQKTEEALRLEQASRDKEASIRNHLEQGKIYFTEGNLIQAKAAFEMVLSLDPGNVEAQESLGALELRRANLIAYYISEAKKQTQSKKYTQAIQSWQQVLSLAPDHTEAKNAVAELRKLTSAPAKPPAKPTKPSAPTTPRVSEAEIENLYKRGVSLFTSEKYDEALNVFKRVLALNPNHVGAKEYRKRTEARLRVLRSSG
- a CDS encoding sugar transferase; this translates as MLDIFMALIGLIILAPVWMILWIVIIGEDGSPVFIKQKRIGKDGRHFSAFKFRSMHTSSLSECVNVQAYENDARITKIGKILRNTAIDESPQLINILRGDMSFVGPRPLLSCEVEVHNPSPSDIEDIPGYDQRISVVPGLTGIAQLCMPRDVSREKKFEYDLMYISKRCLLTDIKLILFSLAVTFLGRWEKRGRKLSVHCD
- a CDS encoding sugar transferase — translated: MKSRNAVKDLLKGVCFGESVSVLVKYLSSFKSRGFDFLIITTHEDLIQAAEIRRYDLILCVPLLNDFVNINDSLLKAHRLLKKDGVLVGRIETLETKKMRVLRKRGRFVYGSIFVFDFFFRRFLVGLFGQGKIAKKLGLKRYRIMSKCEALGRLRYCGYDILHLQESAGHLCFVSRAGKAPMNGDPCEGLFIRIRKQGLHGNDLYCYKLRTMHPYANYLHDYILDNLDLDNNGKVVDDFRVPLWGKIIRKSWIDELPQLLNILKGELSFIGVRHLSKEFLELYPEKWRRERMKVRPGFVPPYYADCPKTFEGIIESEKRYCRLRKKHPLTTDIYYFIRVVISFLTMRARTG
- a CDS encoding GNAT family N-acetyltransferase produces the protein MRIVHELERHKWSDFVSHHPRGNVFQSCEMYDVYRDTEGYKPIFIAVLGDDDEVLGVLLSVIQTEKSFVLKDLTARAVIWGGPLVKDDDMSVMHALLSSYDDIVKSSVLYTEFRNLWDISDNHTSFEKNGYVRHEHLNFLIDLSRGRDEVFAKLSSSKRRQVRRGLEKAEIVIAEDESEITDYYGVLRDYYSEVIKKPLPPLSFFLNFHRILRPQEKGVTFLVKSNGETIGGIVCPITRNYDRNVIYELYVVGSREHDNLFPSVLATWAPIEWGARNGFDHFDFMGAGRPGVSYGVREFKAKFGGDMVSYDRFRKIHRPILNGFSQIGFRLWRLLH